A region of Hippoglossus stenolepis isolate QCI-W04-F060 chromosome 7, HSTE1.2, whole genome shotgun sequence DNA encodes the following proteins:
- the ube2ka gene encoding ubiquitin-conjugating enzyme E2Ka (UBC1 homolog, yeast), with translation MANIAVQRIKREFKEVLKSEETSKNQIKVDLVDENFTELKGEIAGPPDTPYEGGRYQLEIKIPETYPFNPPKVRFITKIWHPNISSVTGAICLDILKDQWAAAMTLRTVLLSLQALLAAAEPDDPQDAVVANQYKQNPEMFKQTARLWSHVYAGAPVSSAEYTRKIDKLCAMGFERNAVIVALSSKSWDVGTATELLLSN, from the exons ATGGCCAACATCGCGGTTCAGAGGATAAAACGGGAATTCAAAGAGGTCCTCAAAAGCGAAGAG ACGAGCAAAAACCAGATAAAGGTGGATCTGGTGGATGAGAACTTCACAGAACTCAAAGGGGAAATAGCAGGACCACCTGACACACCATATGAAG GGGGTAGATATCAACTAGAAATTAAAATTCCAGAGACGTATCCATTCAATCCACCCAAG GTGCGGTTTATCACAAAGATCTGGCATCCAAACATCAGCTCAGTCACCGGTGCAATATGTCTGGACATTCTCAAAGACcagtg GGCGGCAGCTATGACTCTGAGGACAGTTCTCTTGTCACTACAAGCCTTATTGGCAGCTGCAGAACCAGATGACCCACAGGACGCAGTAGTAGCCAATCAG TACAAGCAGAACCCGGAGATGTTCAAACAGACAGCGAGGCTCTGGTCTCATGTCTATGCAGGAGCTCCCGTCTCTAGTGCAGAGTACACACGCAAAATAGACAAACTCTGTGCCATGGGCTTTGAAAGA AATGCAGTAATAGTGGCGTTGTCGTCGAAATCCTGGGATGTGGGGACAGCAACAGAGCTACTGCTCAGTAACTGA